One genomic segment of Eriocheir sinensis breed Jianghai 21 chromosome 66, ASM2467909v1, whole genome shotgun sequence includes these proteins:
- the LOC126987737 gene encoding spidroin-1-like isoform X34: protein MGGLGTVSSKMGGLGTVRSKMGGLGTVRSKMEGLGTVRSKMGGLGTVRSKMGGLGTVRSKMGGLGTVRSKMGGLGTVRSKMGGLGTVRSKMGGLGTVRSKMGGLGTVRSKMGGLGTVRSKMGGLGTVRSKMGGLGTVRSKMGGLGTVRSKMGGLGTVRSKMGGLGTVRSKMGGLGTVRSKMGGLGTVSSKMGGLSTVRSKMGGLGTVRSKMGGLGTVRSKMGGLGTVSSKMGGLGTVRSKMGGLGTVRSKMGGLGTVRGKMGGLGTVRGKMGGLGTVSSKMEGLGTVRSKMGGLGTVRSKMGGLGTVRSKMGGLGTVRSKMGGLGTVRSKMGGLGTVRGKMGQHLAENSSCISSININFFLML from the exons atgggagggttaggaaCAGTTAGcagcaaaatgggagggttaggaacagttaggagcaaaatgggagggttaggtacagttaggagcaaaatggaagggttaggtacagttaggagcaaaatgggagggttaggtacagttaggagcaaaatgggagggttaggtacagttaggagcaaaatgggagggttaggtacagttaggagcaaaatgggagggttaggtacagttaggagcaaaatgggagggttaggtacagttaggagcaaaatgggagggttag gtacagttaggagcaaaatgggagggttaggaacagttaggagcaaaatgggagggttaggtacagttaggagcaaaatgggagggttag gaacagttaggagcaaaatgggagggttaggtacagttaggagcaaaatgggagggttaggtacagttaggagcaaaatgggagggttaggaacagttaggagcaaaatgggagggttaggtacagttaggagcaaaatgggagggttaggtacagttaggagcaaaatgggagggttaggtacagttagcagcaaaatgggagggttaagtacagttaggagcaaaatgggagggttaggtacagttaggagcaaaatgggagggttaggtacagttaggagcaaaatgggagggttaggaaCAGTTAGcagcaaaatgggagggttaggtacagttaggagcaaaatgggagggttaggtacagttaggagcaaaatgggagggttaggtacagttaggggcaaaatgggagggttaggtacagttaggggcaaaatgggagggttaggtacagttagcaGCAAAATGgaagggttaggtacagttaggagcaaaatgggagggttaggtacagttaggagcaaaatgggagggttag gtacagttaggagcaaaatgggagggttaggtacagttaggagcaaaatgggagggttaggtacagttaggagcaaaatgggagggttag gtacagttagggGCAAAATGGGACAGCACCTCGCAGAAAACTCTAGTTGCATAAGCAGTAttaatattaacttttttttgatGTTATAG
- the LOC126987737 gene encoding spidroin-1-like isoform X45 — translation MGGLGTVSSKMGGLGTVRSKMGGLGTVRSKMEGLGTVRSKMGGLGTVRSKMGGLSTVRSKMGGLGTVRSKMGGLGTVRSKMGGLGTVRSKMGGLGTVRSKMGGLGTVRSKMGGLGTVRSKMGGLGTVRSKMGGLGTVRSKMGGLGTVRSKMGGLGTVRSKMGGLGTVSSKMGGLSTVRSKMGGLGTVRSKMGGLGTVRSKMGGLGTVSSKMGGLGTVRSKMGGLGTVRSKMGGLGTVRGKMGGLGTVRGKMGGLGTVSSKMEGLGTVRSKMGGLGTVRSKMGGLGTVRSKMGGLGTVRSKMGGLGTVRSKMGGLGTVRGKMGQHLAENSSCISSININFFLML, via the exons atgggagggttaggaaCAGTTAGcagcaaaatgggagggttaggaacagttaggagcaaaatgggagggttaggtacagttaggagcaaaatggaagggttaggtacagttaggagcaaaatgggagggttag gaacagttaggagcaaaatgggagggttaagtacagttaggagcaaaatgggagggttaggtacagttaggagcaaaatgggagggttaggaacagttaggagcaaaatgggagggttag gtacagttaggagcaaaatgggagggttaggtacagttaggagcaaaatgggagggttag gaacagttaggagcaaaatgggagggttaggtacagttaggagcaaaatgggagggttaggtacagttaggagcaaaatgggagggttaggaacagttaggagcaaaatgggagggttaggtacagttaggagcaaaatgggagggttaggtacagttaggagcaaaatgggagggttaggtacagttagcagcaaaatgggagggttaagtacagttaggagcaaaatgggagggttaggtacagttaggagcaaaatgggagggttaggtacagttaggagcaaaatgggagggttaggaaCAGTTAGcagcaaaatgggagggttaggtacagttaggagcaaaatgggagggttaggtacagttaggagcaaaatgggagggttaggtacagttaggggcaaaatgggagggttaggtacagttaggggcaaaatgggagggttaggtacagttagcaGCAAAATGgaagggttaggtacagttaggagcaaaatgggagggttaggtacagttaggagcaaaatgggagggttag gtacagttaggagcaaaatgggagggttaggtacagttaggagcaaaatgggagggttaggtacagttaggagcaaaatgggagggttag gtacagttagggGCAAAATGGGACAGCACCTCGCAGAAAACTCTAGTTGCATAAGCAGTAttaatattaacttttttttgatGTTATAG
- the LOC126987737 gene encoding spidroin-1-like isoform X7 has translation MGGLGTVSSKMGGLGTVRSKMGGLGTVRSKMEGLGTVRSKMGGLGTVRSKMGGLGTVRSKMGGLGTVRSKMGGLGTVRSKMGGLGTVRSKMGGLGTVRSKMGGLGTVRSKMGGLGTVRSKMGGLGTVRSKMGGLGTVRSKMGGLGTVRSKMGGLGTVRSKMGGLGTVRSKMGGLGTVRSKMGGLGTVRSKMGGLGTVRSKMGGLGTVRSKMGGLGTVRSKMGGLGTVRSKMGGLGTVRSKMGGLGTVRSKMGGLGTVRSKMGGLGTVRSKMGGLGTVSSKMGGLSTVRSKMGGLGTVRSKMGGLGTVRSKMGGLGTVSSKMGGLGTVRSKMGGLGTVRSKMGGLGTVRGKMGGLGTVRGKMGGLGTVSSKMEGLGTVRSKMGGLGTVRSKMGGLGTVRSKMGGLGTVRSKMGGLGTVRSKMGGLGTVRGKMGQHLAENSSCISSININFFLML, from the exons atgggagggttaggaaCAGTTAGcagcaaaatgggagggttaggaacagttaggagcaaaatgggagggttaggtacagttaggagcaaaatggaagggttaggtacagttaggagcaaaatgggagggttaggtacagttaggagcaaaatgggagggttaggtacagttaggagcaaaatgggagggttaggtacagttaggagcaaaatgggagggttaggtacagttaggagcaaaatgggagggttaggtacagttaggagcaaaatgggagggttag gtacagttaggagcaaaatgggagggttaggaacagttaggagcaaaatgggagggttaggtacagttaggagcaaaatgggagggttag gtacagttaggagcaaaatgggagggttaggtacagttaggagcaaaatgggagggttaggtacagttaggagcaaaatgggagggttaggtacagttaggagcaaaatgggagggttaggtacagttaggagcaaaatgggagggttaggtacagttaggagcaaaatgggagggttaggtacagttaggagcaaaatgggagggttaggtacagttaggagcaaaatgggagggttaggtacagttaggagcaaaatgggagggttag gaacagttaggagcaaaatgggagggttaggtacagttaggagcaaaatgggagggttaggtacagttaggagcaaaatgggagggttaggaacagttaggagcaaaatgggagggttaggtacagttaggagcaaaatgggagggttaggtacagttaggagcaaaatgggagggttaggtacagttagcagcaaaatgggagggttaagtacagttaggagcaaaatgggagggttaggtacagttaggagcaaaatgggagggttaggtacagttaggagcaaaatgggagggttaggaaCAGTTAGcagcaaaatgggagggttaggtacagttaggagcaaaatgggagggttaggtacagttaggagcaaaatgggagggttaggtacagttaggggcaaaatgggagggttaggtacagttaggggcaaaatgggagggttaggtacagttagcaGCAAAATGgaagggttaggtacagttaggagcaaaatgggagggttaggtacagttaggagcaaaatgggagggttag gtacagttaggagcaaaatgggagggttaggtacagttaggagcaaaatgggagggttaggtacagttaggagcaaaatgggagggttag gtacagttagggGCAAAATGGGACAGCACCTCGCAGAAAACTCTAGTTGCATAAGCAGTAttaatattaacttttttttgatGTTATAG
- the LOC126987737 gene encoding spidroin-1-like isoform X35 — translation MGGLGTVSSKMGGLGTVRSKMGGLGTVRSKMEGLGTVRSKMGGLGTVRSKMGGLSTVRSKMGGLGTVRSKMGGLGTVRSKMGGLGTVRSKMGGLGTVRSKMGGLGTVRSKMGGLGTVRSKMGGLGTVRSKMGGLGTVRSKMGGLGTVRSKMGGLGTVRSKMGGLGTVRSKMGGLGTVRSKMGGLGTVSSKMGGLSTVRSKMGGLGTVRSKMGGLGTVRSKMGGLGTVSSKMGGLGTVRSKMGGLGTVRSKMGGLGTVRGKMGGLGTVRGKMGGLGTVSSKMEGLGTVRSKMGGLGTVRSKMGGLGTVRSKMGGLGTVRSKMGGLGTVRSKMGGLGTVRGKMGQHLAENSSCISSININFFLML, via the exons atgggagggttaggaaCAGTTAGcagcaaaatgggagggttaggaacagttaggagcaaaatgggagggttaggtacagttaggagcaaaatggaagggttaggtacagttaggagcaaaatgggagggttag gaacagttaggagcaaaatgggagggttaagtacagttaggagcaaaatgggagggttaggtacagttaggagcaaaatgggagggttaggaacagttaggagcaaaatgggagggttag gtacagttaggagcaaaatgggagggttaggtacagttaggagcaaaatgggagggttaggtacagttaggagcaaaatgggagggttaggtacagttaggagcaaaatgggagggttag gaacagttaggagcaaaatgggagggttaggtacagttaggagcaaaatgggagggttaggtacagttaggagcaaaatgggagggttaggaacagttaggagcaaaatgggagggttaggtacagttaggagcaaaatgggagggttaggtacagttaggagcaaaatgggagggttaggtacagttagcagcaaaatgggagggttaagtacagttaggagcaaaatgggagggttaggtacagttaggagcaaaatgggagggttaggtacagttaggagcaaaatgggagggttaggaaCAGTTAGcagcaaaatgggagggttaggtacagttaggagcaaaatgggagggttaggtacagttaggagcaaaatgggagggttaggtacagttaggggcaaaatgggagggttaggtacagttaggggcaaaatgggagggttaggtacagttagcaGCAAAATGgaagggttaggtacagttaggagcaaaatgggagggttaggtacagttaggagcaaaatgggagggttag gtacagttaggagcaaaatgggagggttaggtacagttaggagcaaaatgggagggttaggtacagttaggagcaaaatgggagggttag gtacagttagggGCAAAATGGGACAGCACCTCGCAGAAAACTCTAGTTGCATAAGCAGTAttaatattaacttttttttgatGTTATAG
- the LOC126987737 gene encoding spidroin-1-like isoform X32, producing the protein MGGLGTVSSKMGGLGTVRSKMGGLGTVRSKMEGLGTVRSKMGGLGTVRSKMGGLGTVRSKMGGLGTVRSKMGGLGTVRSKMGGLGTVRSKMGGLGTVRSKMGGLGTVRSKMGGLGTVRSKMGGLGTVRSKMGGLGTVRSKMGGLGTVRSKMGGLGTVRSKMGGLGTVRSKMGGLGTVRSKMGGLGTVRSKMGGLGTVRSKMGGLGTVRSKMGGLGTVRSKMGGLGTVRSKMGGLGTVRSKMGGLGTVRSKMGGLGTVRSKMGGLGTVRSKMGGLGTVRSKMGGLGTVRSKMGGLGTVRSKMGGLGTVRSKMGGLGTVRGKMGGLGTVRSKMGGLGTVRGKMGGLGTVRGKMGQHLAENSSCISSININFFLML; encoded by the exons atgggagggttaggaaCAGTTAGcagcaaaatgggagggttaggaacagttaggagcaaaatgggagggttaggtacagttaggagcaaaatggaagggttaggtacagttaggagcaaaatgggagggttaggtacagttaggagcaaaatgggagggttaggtacagttaggagcaaaatgggagggttaggtacagttaggagcaaaatgggagggttaggtacagttaggagcaaaatgggagggttaggtacagttaggagcaaaatgggagggttag gtacagttaggagcaaaatgggagggttaggaacagttaggagcaaaatgggagggttaggtacagttaggagcaaaatgggagggttag gtacagttaggagcaaaatgggagggttaggtacagttaggagcaaaatgggagggttaggaacagttaggagcaaaatgggagggttaggaacagttaggagcaaaatgggagggttaggtacagttaggagcaaaatgggagggttaggtacagttaggagcaaaatgggagggttaggtacagttaggagcaaaatgggagggttaggtacagttaggagcaaaatgggagggttaggtacagttaggagcaaaatgggagggttaggtacagttaggagcaaaatgggagggttaggtacagttaggagcaaaatgggagggttaggtacagttaggagcaaaatgggagggttaggtacagttaggagcaaaatgggagggttag gaacagttaggagcaaaatgggagggttaggtacagttaggagcaaaatgggagggttaggtacagttaggagcaaaatgggagggttaggaacagttaggagcaaaatgggagggttag gtacagttaggagcaaaatgggagggttaggtacagttaggagcaaaatgggagggttaggtacagttaggggcaaaatgggagggttag gtacagttaggagcaaaatgggagggttaggtacagttaggggcaaaatgggagggttaggtacagttagggGCAAAATGGGACAGCACCTCGCAGAAAACTCTAGTTGCATAAGCAGTAttaatattaacttttttttgatGTTATAG
- the LOC126987737 gene encoding spidroin-1-like isoform X9, with protein sequence MGGLGTVSSKMGGLGTVRSKMGGLGTVRSKMEGLGTVRSKMGGLGTVRSKMGGLGTVRSKMGGLGTVRSKMGGLGTVRSKMGGLGTVRSKMGGLGTVRSKMGGLGTVRSKMGGLGTVRSKMGGLGTVRSKMGGLGTVRSKMGGLGTVRSKMGGLGTVRSKMGGLGTVRSKMGGLGTVRSKMGGLGTVRSKMGGLGTVRSKMGGLGTVRSKMGGLGTVRSKMGGLGTVRSKMGGLGTVRSKMGGLGTVRSKMGGLGTVRSKMGGLGTVRSKMGGLGTVRSKMGGLGTVRSKMGGLGTVRSKMGGLGTVRSKMGGLGTVSSKMGGLSTVRSKMGGLGTVRSKMGGLGTVRSKMGGLGTVSSKMGGLGTVRSKMGGLGTVRSKMGGLGTVRGKMGGLGTVRGKMGGLGTVRGKMGGLGTVRGKMGQHLAENSSCISSININFFLML encoded by the exons atgggagggttaggaaCAGTTAGcagcaaaatgggagggttaggaacagttaggagcaaaatgggagggttaggtacagttaggagcaaaatggaagggttaggtacagttaggagcaaaatgggagggttaggtacagttaggagcaaaatgggagggttaggtacagttaggagcaaaatgggagggttaggtacagttaggagcaaaatgggagggttaggtacagttaggagcaaaatgggagggttaggtacagttaggagcaaaatgggagggttag gtacagttaggagcaaaatgggagggttaggaacagttaggagcaaaatgggagggttaggtacagttaggagcaaaatgggagggttag gtacagttaggagcaaaatgggagggttaggtacagttaggagcaaaatgggagggttaggaacagttaggagcaaaatgggagggttaggaacagttaggagcaaaatgggagggttaggtacagttaggagcaaaatgggagggttaggtacagttaggagcaaaatgggagggttaggtacagttaggagcaaaatgggagggttaggtacagttaggagcaaaatgggagggttaggtacagttaggagcaaaatgggagggttaggtacagttaggagcaaaatgggagggttaggtacagttaggagcaaaatgggagggttaggtacagttaggagcaaaatgggagggttaggtacagttaggagcaaaatgggagggttag gaacagttaggagcaaaatgggagggttaggtacagttaggagcaaaatgggagggttaggtacagttaggagcaaaatgggagggttaggaacagttaggagcaaaatgggagggttaggtacagttaggagcaaaatgggagggttaggtacagttaggagcaaaatgggagggttaggtacagttagcagcaaaatgggagggttaagtacagttaggagcaaaatgggagggttaggtacagttaggagcaaaatgggagggttaggtacagttaggagcaaaatgggagggttaggaaCAGTTAGcagcaaaatgggagggttaggtacagttaggagcaaaatgggagggttaggtacagttaggagcaaaatgggagggttaggtacagttaggggcaaaatgggagggttaggtacagttaggggcaaaatgggagggttag gtacagttaggggcaaaatgggagggttaggtacagttagggGCAAAATGGGACAGCACCTCGCAGAAAACTCTAGTTGCATAAGCAGTAttaatattaacttttttttgatGTTATAG
- the LOC126987737 gene encoding spidroin-1-like isoform X41, whose amino-acid sequence MGGLGTVSSKMGGLGTVRSKMGGLGTVRSKMEGLGTVRSKMGGLGTVRSKMGGLSTVRSKMGGLGTVRSKMGGLGTVRSKMGGLGTVRSKMGGLGTVRSKMGGLGTVRSKMGGLGTVRSKMGGLGTVRSKMGGLGTVRSKMGGLGTVRSKMGGLGTVRSKMGGLGTVRSKMGGLGTVSSKMGGLSTVRSKMGGLGTVRSKMGGLGTVRSKMGGLGTVSSKMGGLGTVRSKMGGLGTVRSKMGGLGTVRGKMGGLGTVRGKMGGLGTVSSKMEGLGTVRSKMGGLGTVRSKMGGLGTVRSKMGGLGTVRSKMGGLGTVRSKMGGLGTVRGKMGQHLAENSSCISSININFFLML is encoded by the exons atgggagggttaggaaCAGTTAGcagcaaaatgggagggttaggaacagttaggagcaaaatgggagggttaggtacagttaggagcaaaatggaagggttaggtacagttaggagcaaaatgggagggttag gaacagttaggagcaaaatgggagggttaagtacagttaggagcaaaatgggagggttaggtacagttaggagcaaaatgggagggttaggaacagttaggagcaaaatgggagggttag gtacagttaggagcaaaatgggagggttaggtacagttaggagcaaaatgggagggttaggtacagttaggagcaaaatgggagggttag gaacagttaggagcaaaatgggagggttaggtacagttaggagcaaaatgggagggttaggtacagttaggagcaaaatgggagggttaggaacagttaggagcaaaatgggagggttaggtacagttaggagcaaaatgggagggttaggtacagttaggagcaaaatgggagggttaggtacagttagcagcaaaatgggagggttaagtacagttaggagcaaaatgggagggttaggtacagttaggagcaaaatgggagggttaggtacagttaggagcaaaatgggagggttaggaaCAGTTAGcagcaaaatgggagggttaggtacagttaggagcaaaatgggagggttaggtacagttaggagcaaaatgggagggttaggtacagttaggggcaaaatgggagggttaggtacagttaggggcaaaatgggagggttaggtacagttagcaGCAAAATGgaagggttaggtacagttaggagcaaaatgggagggttaggtacagttaggagcaaaatgggagggttag gtacagttaggagcaaaatgggagggttaggtacagttaggagcaaaatgggagggttaggtacagttaggagcaaaatgggagggttag gtacagttagggGCAAAATGGGACAGCACCTCGCAGAAAACTCTAGTTGCATAAGCAGTAttaatattaacttttttttgatGTTATAG
- the LOC126987737 gene encoding spidroin-1-like isoform X1, which produces MGGLGTVSSKMGGLGTVRSKMGGLGTVRSKMEGLGTVRSKMGGLGTVRSKMGGLGTVRSKMGGLGTVRSKMGGLGTVRSKMGGLGTVRSKMGGLGTVRSKMGGLGTVRSKMGGLGTVRSKMGGLGTVRSKMGGLGTVRSKMGGLGTVRSKMGGLGTVRSKMGGLGTVRSKMGGLGTVRSKMGGLGTVRSKMGGLGTVRSKMGGLGTVRSKMGGLGTVRSKMGGLGTVRSKMGGLGTVRSKMGGLGTVRSKMGGLGTVRSKMGGLGTVRSKMGGLGTVRSKMGGLGTVRSKMGGLGTVRSKMGGLGTVRSKMGGLGTVSSKMGGLSTVRSKMGGLGTVRSKMGGLGTVRSKMGGLGTVSSKMGGLGTVRSKMGGLGTVRSKMGGLGTVRGKMGGLGTVRGKMGGLGTVSSKMEGLGTVRSKMGGLGTVRSKMGGLGTVRGKMGGLGTVRGKMGQHLAENSSCISSININFFLML; this is translated from the exons atgggagggttaggaaCAGTTAGcagcaaaatgggagggttaggaacagttaggagcaaaatgggagggttaggtacagttaggagcaaaatggaagggttaggtacagttaggagcaaaatgggagggttaggtacagttaggagcaaaatgggagggttaggtacagttaggagcaaaatgggagggttaggtacagttaggagcaaaatgggagggttaggtacagttaggagcaaaatgggagggttaggtacagttaggagcaaaatgggagggttag gtacagttaggagcaaaatgggagggttaggaacagttaggagcaaaatgggagggttaggtacagttaggagcaaaatgggagggttag gtacagttaggagcaaaatgggagggttaggtacagttaggagcaaaatgggagggttaggaacagttaggagcaaaatgggagggttaggaacagttaggagcaaaatgggagggttaggtacagttaggagcaaaatgggagggttaggtacagttaggagcaaaatgggagggttaggtacagttaggagcaaaatgggagggttaggtacagttaggagcaaaatgggagggttaggtacagttaggagcaaaatgggagggttaggtacagttaggagcaaaatgggagggttaggtacagttaggagcaaaatgggagggttaggtacagttaggagcaaaatgggagggttaggtacagttaggagcaaaatgggagggttag gaacagttaggagcaaaatgggagggttaggtacagttaggagcaaaatgggagggttaggtacagttaggagcaaaatgggagggttaggaacagttaggagcaaaatgggagggttaggtacagttaggagcaaaatgggagggttaggtacagttaggagcaaaatgggagggttaggtacagttagcagcaaaatgggagggttaagtacagttaggagcaaaatgggagggttaggtacagttaggagcaaaatgggagggttaggtacagttaggagcaaaatgggagggttaggaaCAGTTAGcagcaaaatgggagggttaggtacagttaggagcaaaatgggagggttaggtacagttaggagcaaaatgggagggttaggtacagttaggggcaaaatgggagggttaggtacagttaggggcaaaatgggagggttaggtacagttagcaGCAAAATGgaagggttaggtacagttaggagcaaaatgggagggttag gtacagttaggagcaaaatgggagggttaggtacagttaggggcaaaatgggagggttaggtacagttagggGCAAAATGGGACAGCACCTCGCAGAAAACTCTAGTTGCATAAGCAGTAttaatattaacttttttttgatGTTATAG